A window of the Desulforapulum autotrophicum HRM2 genome harbors these coding sequences:
- a CDS encoding IS1634 family transposase, whose amino-acid sequence MKELPEIDGFTVQHLPIISSYARKIGIIDIINTLVPTEMGIDAGTVILGMVLDTLTGRSPLYRLNTFFKNQDTELLLGKKTDPRKFSDYTVGRVLDRIYEYGAMKVFSEISLRALDYFNIDRSHVSFDTTSVTVQGDYPLYSKDADNSKTMTITYGHSKDHRPDLKQFLVKMLCVDRTIPVFGQTEDGNASDKTINNEVLSSISKYMAENGIKKEGFIYIADSAMVTRKNMEKIGDGIRFISRLPATYKECSRLIQKSIVEDNWTDLGKLSDTTETQNRPAAVYKACESEAILYGRSYRAVVVHSSAHDKRRQNRIDRELKNEHTELSKRIKILSKQEFFCHADAEKAAIEMSEAKHVFYKPVTQVVEIPKYKRGRPKKDGSRALDKMMYSISCELAETDAVENLKKETGCFVLLCNVDRDGQKGYSSYDILRTYKDQYGIEQNFGFIKNTPIVNSIFLKKAERIEVLALVLLLSLLIWRLIEYNMRRYAKKENKDLPGWNKRRTFKPTSFMLMISFQYLMILKIGNHRRLNRPLSTKQLEYLKALGLKSQIFTTPGG is encoded by the coding sequence ATGAAAGAATTACCAGAAATAGATGGGTTTACCGTTCAACATCTTCCAATCATTTCTTCATATGCCCGGAAAATAGGGATAATTGATATAATAAACACCCTGGTCCCCACTGAAATGGGGATTGATGCCGGGACAGTTATTCTTGGAATGGTACTCGATACCTTGACCGGAAGAAGCCCCTTGTACAGACTGAATACATTTTTTAAAAATCAGGACACCGAGCTTCTTTTGGGAAAAAAGACAGACCCCCGAAAATTTTCTGATTATACCGTTGGACGTGTATTGGACAGGATATACGAATACGGTGCAATGAAGGTTTTTTCAGAGATTTCCCTACGAGCCTTAGATTATTTCAACATAGACCGTAGCCATGTAAGTTTTGATACAACCTCGGTAACTGTCCAGGGGGACTACCCTTTGTATTCCAAAGATGCCGATAACAGTAAGACCATGACGATCACCTACGGCCACAGCAAGGACCACAGGCCTGATTTGAAGCAGTTCTTGGTTAAAATGCTCTGTGTTGATCGCACCATTCCGGTATTTGGTCAAACTGAAGATGGAAATGCATCAGACAAAACCATCAACAACGAGGTGCTTTCATCCATATCAAAATACATGGCGGAAAATGGAATCAAGAAAGAAGGATTTATTTACATTGCTGATTCCGCAATGGTTACCCGAAAAAACATGGAAAAGATCGGAGACGGAATTCGGTTTATCAGCCGTCTGCCTGCAACCTACAAGGAGTGTTCCCGCCTGATCCAAAAAAGCATCGTTGAGGACAATTGGACTGATCTTGGGAAATTGTCTGATACCACGGAAACCCAAAACCGACCGGCCGCTGTGTATAAAGCATGTGAATCGGAAGCGATCTTGTATGGTCGATCATACAGGGCGGTTGTGGTTCATTCAAGCGCCCACGATAAAAGACGGCAAAATCGAATTGATCGAGAGCTGAAGAATGAGCATACAGAACTTTCGAAAAGAATCAAAATCTTGTCAAAGCAGGAGTTCTTCTGCCATGCGGATGCTGAGAAAGCTGCTATAGAGATGAGCGAAGCAAAACATGTTTTTTATAAACCCGTCACCCAGGTTGTTGAAATCCCGAAATATAAACGGGGACGGCCCAAAAAAGACGGCTCCCGGGCATTGGACAAAATGATGTACAGTATCTCTTGTGAATTGGCCGAGACCGATGCTGTGGAAAATCTCAAAAAAGAAACTGGATGTTTTGTCCTGTTGTGCAATGTGGACAGGGACGGCCAGAAAGGATACAGTTCCTACGATATCCTCCGGACGTACAAAGATCAATATGGGATCGAGCAAAACTTTGGTTTCATAAAGAACACACCGATCGTGAATTCGATTTTTCTAAAAAAAGCTGAACGTATAGAGGTGCTGGCCCTTGTTCTTCTCCTGTCTCTTTTGATCTGGCGTCTTATCGAATATAACATGAGACGATATGCGAAAAAAGAGAACAAGGATCTTCCCGGCTGGAATAAAAGAAGAACTTTCAAACCCACCTCGTTTATGCTGATGATAAGTTTTCAGTATCTGATGATTTTAAAAATCGGGAATCACAGACGACTGAACAGACCCTTATCCACGAAGCAATTAGAATATTTAAAGGCGTTGGGCCTGAAGTCTCAAATATTCACAACTCCCGGCGGATAA
- a CDS encoding MFS transporter, producing the protein MTENTKLNVKVVAALTLVHFTGDFYSSFTSPLLPVYVDKLALSMAQVGLLTGMIRLLAFVVQPCVGYLADRYQTRAFILWGVFLTVTCIPFSGIAPNFYVLMAVLAAGSAGSSMFHPSVTGMLPLYSGPRRGLCMSIFNTGGTLSFAIGPVFISWYVGRFSLEAMPWTMVLGLMSILFCLRAIPMPVSEGMQNSGFWGSLNESLGHVWKPISLIWIVMVLRAVAGQSFITFMPIFLVQKGYDLISVGFIVSLFILAGTVSGLLSGSLSDSMGFKRIFFVTHLLMTPALLAYLFMPGAFVYAGAFIGGFFALATMPLGVLMAQRLAPKGRSMVSSLMMGLAYGLGGLFSPLVGKLADIYSIETVLFWTAFVPLITLIPIVKFPQLEKEA; encoded by the coding sequence ATGACCGAAAACACAAAACTGAACGTCAAGGTGGTTGCAGCCCTGACACTTGTCCACTTTACCGGGGACTTTTACAGCTCGTTCACAAGTCCCCTTCTTCCAGTGTATGTGGACAAGCTTGCCCTGTCCATGGCCCAGGTGGGATTATTAACAGGAATGATACGACTCCTGGCCTTTGTGGTCCAACCCTGCGTGGGATACCTGGCTGACCGTTACCAGACCCGAGCGTTTATTCTCTGGGGAGTGTTCCTGACAGTTACCTGTATCCCCTTTTCCGGCATCGCCCCTAACTTTTATGTGTTGATGGCGGTTCTGGCGGCAGGTTCAGCCGGGTCATCCATGTTTCACCCTTCGGTCACGGGCATGCTTCCCCTTTATTCCGGCCCGAGAAGGGGGTTGTGCATGTCCATATTCAACACAGGTGGTACCCTGTCCTTTGCCATCGGCCCCGTGTTCATCTCCTGGTATGTGGGTCGATTCAGCCTTGAGGCCATGCCCTGGACAATGGTATTGGGATTGATGAGCATTCTCTTCTGCCTCCGGGCCATCCCCATGCCCGTGAGCGAAGGAATGCAGAATTCAGGTTTCTGGGGTTCGCTCAACGAAAGCCTGGGCCATGTTTGGAAACCCATTTCCTTGATCTGGATCGTCATGGTACTCAGGGCCGTTGCAGGCCAGTCGTTTATAACGTTTATGCCAATTTTTCTGGTGCAGAAAGGATATGATCTCATCTCGGTGGGGTTTATCGTTTCCCTGTTTATTCTTGCCGGTACAGTGAGCGGCCTTCTTTCAGGCTCCCTGTCGGACAGCATGGGTTTCAAACGGATTTTCTTTGTCACCCATCTGCTCATGACCCCGGCACTGCTGGCCTACCTCTTTATGCCGGGGGCCTTTGTCTATGCCGGCGCGTTCATCGGCGGTTTTTTTGCCCTGGCAACCATGCCCCTGGGGGTGCTCATGGCCCAGAGGCTTGCGCCCAAAGGAAGATCCATGGTTTCAAGCCTGATGATGGGGCTTGCCTACGGCCTTGGCGGTCTTTTCTCACCCCTGGTGGGCAAGCTTGCCGATATCTACTCCATTGAGACCGTCCTGTTCTGGACCGCCTTTGTGCCGCTCATCACCCTCATCCCCATTGTCAAATTTCCACAACTTGAAAAAGAGGCCTAA
- a CDS encoding PFL family protein, with amino-acid sequence MFNEQEILSTIEMVKNEHLDVRAVTLGINLFDCVSHDLSVFKHKIREKIVTRAEALVPVCNTIGEKYGIQVVNKRISTSPIALVGAPFNAEQMVEIAICLNDIAKEVDIDFMGGFSALVEKGIATGDRSLMDALPRALAETQRICASVNVATSRSGINMDAVLDMAKVIKKAATLTAQDDGIACAKLCVFANIPQDMPFMAGAYLGVGVADSVINVGVSGPGVVKKAIERALEARPNLTLGRIAEVIKTTACKVTRVGELIGREVADNLGTRFGVVDLSLAPTPTVGDSIGEIFQALGLTSIGVPGSTAALAMLNDAVKKGGAFASSHVGGLSGAFIPVCEDLNIAEAAEKGYLTIEKLEAMTCVCSVGLDMVPVPGDISEETLAGIMADEMAIGMINNKTTATRIIPVPGKKAGDSVFFGGLLGAAKIMKVPHATNQDSFVRHGGRIPAPIHSLKN; translated from the coding sequence ATGTTTAACGAACAAGAGATCCTTTCCACCATTGAAATGGTCAAGAACGAACATCTTGACGTCCGGGCAGTGACCCTTGGCATTAACCTCTTTGACTGCGTGAGCCACGACCTTTCAGTGTTTAAACACAAAATCAGAGAAAAAATCGTCACCCGGGCCGAAGCCCTTGTACCTGTGTGCAACACCATTGGTGAAAAGTATGGCATACAGGTGGTAAATAAGCGCATCTCCACAAGCCCCATCGCCCTTGTGGGCGCCCCATTCAATGCCGAGCAGATGGTTGAGATCGCCATCTGCCTCAACGACATTGCCAAGGAGGTCGACATCGACTTCATGGGCGGATTCTCAGCCCTTGTGGAAAAAGGAATCGCAACCGGAGACCGATCCCTCATGGATGCCCTGCCCCGGGCCCTGGCCGAAACCCAGCGCATCTGCGCTTCGGTCAACGTTGCCACATCAAGGAGCGGCATCAACATGGATGCCGTGCTGGACATGGCAAAGGTTATTAAAAAGGCAGCGACACTAACGGCCCAGGATGACGGCATTGCCTGCGCAAAGCTGTGCGTGTTTGCCAACATCCCCCAGGATATGCCGTTCATGGCGGGCGCCTACCTGGGTGTTGGTGTTGCAGATTCCGTTATCAACGTGGGGGTCAGTGGCCCGGGGGTTGTTAAGAAAGCCATTGAAAGAGCCCTTGAGGCACGACCAAATCTCACCCTGGGCCGCATCGCCGAGGTGATAAAAACCACGGCCTGCAAGGTGACACGGGTTGGAGAACTCATCGGCCGGGAGGTTGCGGACAACCTTGGCACCCGGTTCGGGGTGGTGGACCTCTCCCTTGCCCCTACGCCAACAGTGGGTGACAGCATCGGCGAAATATTCCAGGCCCTGGGACTCACCAGCATCGGTGTTCCAGGCTCAACAGCGGCCCTTGCCATGCTCAACGATGCCGTGAAAAAAGGCGGGGCCTTTGCAAGTTCCCATGTGGGCGGCTTGAGCGGTGCCTTTATTCCAGTGTGCGAAGATCTCAACATTGCCGAGGCCGCAGAAAAAGGATACCTCACCATTGAAAAACTTGAAGCCATGACCTGTGTATGCTCGGTAGGGCTTGACATGGTACCGGTTCCCGGGGATATTTCAGAAGAAACCCTGGCCGGCATTATGGCCGATGAAATGGCCATCGGCATGATCAACAACAAGACCACGGCCACCCGGATCATTCCTGTTCCCGGAAAAAAGGCAGGGGATAGCGTCTTTTTTGGCGGACTTCTGGGTGCGGCAAAAATAATGAAAGTACCCCATGCCACAAACCAGGACTCGTTTGTTCGCCACGGGGGAAGAATTCCCGCCCCCATCCACAGCCTGAAAAATTAG
- a CDS encoding glycine cleavage system protein R, whose translation MDKLIITVLGKDRPGIIAATAKSLFDLNCNLENVNQVILQNQFSGIFIVLPPPELSLNTVKTTLEKDLADTGIYIHVNLADTAPNGNGKGEGENFIITTIGPDQKGLVAKFTRIIADANVNVTNLRAVFKGGDTPGANIMVYEVLITPDTDQKALFSALRDKAAGLGLDVSIQHKNIFQAINKI comes from the coding sequence ATGGACAAATTAATCATCACAGTCCTTGGAAAGGACAGACCAGGAATTATTGCGGCCACGGCAAAGAGCCTCTTCGACCTTAACTGCAACCTTGAAAACGTAAACCAGGTCATTCTCCAGAACCAGTTTTCCGGCATTTTCATTGTTCTGCCCCCACCGGAACTTAGCCTAAATACCGTCAAAACAACCCTTGAAAAGGACCTGGCAGACACAGGGATTTATATCCATGTGAATCTTGCCGACACGGCCCCCAACGGTAATGGAAAAGGTGAGGGAGAAAATTTTATCATAACCACCATCGGACCGGACCAGAAGGGACTTGTGGCAAAATTCACAAGAATTATTGCCGATGCAAATGTGAATGTCACAAACCTCAGGGCCGTATTCAAGGGAGGTGACACTCCCGGGGCCAACATCATGGTCTACGAAGTGCTGATCACCCCTGATACCGATCAGAAGGCCCTTTTTTCCGCTCTAAGGGACAAGGCCGCAGGTCTTGGGCTGGACGTCAGTATTCAGCACAAGAACATCTTCCAGGCCATTAACAAAATTTAG
- a CDS encoding CBS domain-containing protein, which produces MKIITTHKGTDFDALACLVAASMIYPGALPVLPKTINPNLKAFLSIHKDLFNFYSIKEIDLDEVNTLIVVDTNSWSRLEGMKPLKGRKDLHIILWDHHVKGDIKASEVVREEMGAAITLLIRELLRLRKIITPIQATLFLMGLYEDTGNLTFPSTLAEDARAAGYLLDRKADLNILGTFLRQAYGKKQKDILFKMIQNAERREISHFNISISNMDIQGHVQNLSVVVQMYREIVNVDAAFGIFRDLERDRCMVIGRSNLDELNIGVIMRSMGGGGHPGAGSALLKSTNPAVIEEMLIEMIKGNQQTSVMLSDIMSYPVKTVNQNTEVGQVAMFLRELGCSGLPVVDDQDNMVGVISRRDFRKIRKANHMRSPVKAFMSRDVVSITAERSAIDAARLMIRHDIGRIPVMDNDRIIGIVTRSDVMMYFYDLLPD; this is translated from the coding sequence ATGAAAATCATCACCACACACAAGGGAACGGACTTTGACGCCCTTGCCTGCCTTGTGGCGGCAAGCATGATCTATCCCGGGGCGTTGCCCGTGCTACCCAAAACCATAAATCCCAATCTCAAGGCGTTTCTATCCATCCACAAGGATCTGTTTAATTTTTATTCAATCAAAGAGATTGACCTTGATGAGGTCAACACCCTTATTGTGGTTGACACCAATTCCTGGTCCCGGCTTGAGGGAATGAAGCCGTTAAAGGGACGAAAGGACCTGCACATAATCCTCTGGGATCACCATGTAAAGGGCGATATTAAGGCGAGTGAGGTGGTCAGGGAAGAGATGGGTGCAGCCATTACCCTTCTGATTCGGGAACTTTTAAGGTTGAGAAAAATCATCACACCCATCCAGGCCACCTTGTTTCTCATGGGGCTTTATGAGGATACGGGAAACCTGACCTTTCCCTCCACCCTGGCAGAAGATGCAAGGGCTGCGGGTTACCTTCTTGACCGAAAAGCGGACTTGAATATCCTTGGTACCTTTTTGCGCCAGGCCTATGGCAAGAAGCAGAAGGATATCCTGTTTAAAATGATTCAGAACGCCGAGCGAAGGGAAATTTCCCATTTTAACATTTCGATTTCAAATATGGACATTCAAGGCCACGTGCAGAACCTTTCGGTGGTGGTTCAGATGTATCGGGAAATCGTCAATGTGGACGCAGCCTTTGGCATCTTCCGTGACCTTGAACGGGACCGCTGCATGGTCATTGGCCGGAGCAACCTGGATGAGCTGAATATCGGTGTCATCATGCGGAGCATGGGAGGCGGTGGCCATCCCGGGGCAGGTTCGGCCCTGCTGAAATCCACCAATCCCGCTGTGATTGAAGAGATGCTCATTGAGATGATAAAGGGCAATCAACAGACCTCGGTGATGCTCAGCGATATCATGTCCTACCCGGTTAAAACGGTTAACCAGAACACCGAGGTGGGCCAGGTTGCCATGTTTCTCCGGGAACTTGGCTGTTCAGGACTTCCGGTTGTGGACGACCAGGATAACATGGTTGGGGTGATTTCTCGCCGGGATTTTAGAAAGATCAGAAAGGCCAACCACATGAGATCCCCGGTCAAGGCCTTCATGAGCCGGGACGTGGTTTCGATCACGGCCGAGCGAAGTGCAATTGATGCGGCAAGGCTGATGATTCGGCATGACATCGGCCGAATCCCGGTCATGGACAACGACAGGATTATCGGCATTGTCACCCGGTCGGATGTCATGATGTATTTTTACGATCTCCTGCCCGATTGA
- a CDS encoding fatty acid CoA ligase family protein → MNDHINISSWLKQSTARHPYKRAVVYPASRDSKGRVLYSQLTFLQLEQQSDQLAFGLEQRGITRGTRTILMVPPGIAFFTLIFAMFKVGAIPVVVDPGMGIDRMLSCFEQGRPEAFIGIEKAHVLRILKRGFFKTVKVWVTVGHRWFWNGATLDQLMVKGNDPFPVAQTTTDETAAILFTTGSTGPAKGVVYTHGNFHAQLVQIQEHFKIGPDEIDLPTFPLFALFDPALGMTAVIPDMDPTKPAFVNPERIIEAIFNQGVTNMFASPALLNRVGKFGKANGIKLPSLRRVISAGAPVTPANIEQFSSMLEPTAQIHTPYGATESVPILSIESNEILTETRALSEQGFGICIGRPICDTEIAVIQLSDDPIKHFSEDLVVDNNEVGEIIVKAPLVTRRYHNNPEADMLSKIKDGDGFWHRMGDLGWKDSKQRIWFCGRKSHRVVMGKDNLFTIPCEAIFNNHESVFRSALVGVGPKQMQTPVIIIEPIPGLKDKKHLIQELETLALSHDLTKGIKHILIHPSFPVDIRHNAKIFREKLAVWATKKLS, encoded by the coding sequence ATGAATGACCATATCAACATCTCATCCTGGCTGAAACAAAGCACGGCAAGGCATCCATACAAAAGGGCCGTGGTCTATCCCGCATCAAGGGACAGCAAGGGCCGGGTTCTCTACAGTCAGCTCACCTTTTTGCAGCTGGAACAGCAGAGCGATCAACTCGCCTTTGGCCTTGAACAACGGGGCATTACCCGGGGCACCCGGACCATTCTCATGGTACCGCCCGGTATTGCGTTCTTCACCCTGATCTTTGCCATGTTCAAGGTTGGGGCAATTCCCGTTGTTGTGGATCCAGGCATGGGAATCGACCGGATGCTGTCCTGTTTTGAGCAGGGCAGGCCCGAGGCATTCATCGGCATTGAAAAGGCCCATGTCCTGAGAATCCTTAAACGCGGTTTTTTTAAAACCGTCAAGGTGTGGGTCACGGTTGGCCACAGGTGGTTCTGGAACGGCGCCACCCTGGATCAGCTCATGGTCAAGGGGAACGATCCATTTCCCGTGGCCCAGACCACGACCGACGAAACAGCAGCCATTCTCTTTACCACGGGAAGCACGGGGCCTGCCAAGGGGGTGGTTTACACCCACGGCAATTTCCACGCCCAGCTGGTCCAGATACAAGAGCACTTTAAAATCGGACCCGATGAGATCGACCTGCCCACCTTTCCCCTGTTTGCCCTGTTTGACCCGGCCCTTGGCATGACGGCCGTTATCCCCGACATGGACCCGACCAAGCCTGCCTTTGTCAACCCGGAACGGATCATTGAAGCTATCTTCAACCAGGGTGTAACCAATATGTTTGCCTCCCCAGCCCTGCTCAACCGGGTGGGCAAATTCGGCAAGGCCAATGGTATCAAACTACCATCCTTGCGCCGGGTGATCTCGGCCGGTGCCCCTGTTACTCCGGCGAACATCGAACAGTTTTCATCGATGCTTGAACCAACCGCGCAGATTCACACCCCCTATGGCGCAACCGAGTCCGTACCCATTTTATCCATTGAAAGTAACGAGATTCTCACCGAGACAAGGGCCCTTTCCGAACAGGGTTTTGGCATCTGTATCGGACGCCCCATCTGCGACACAGAAATTGCCGTCATCCAGCTCAGCGATGATCCCATCAAACACTTTTCCGAAGATCTTGTTGTGGACAACAACGAGGTGGGTGAAATCATTGTAAAGGCACCCCTTGTCACCCGCCGCTACCACAACAACCCCGAAGCCGACATGCTGTCTAAAATCAAGGATGGGGATGGGTTCTGGCATCGCATGGGAGACCTCGGGTGGAAGGATTCCAAGCAGAGGATCTGGTTCTGCGGCAGAAAGAGTCACAGGGTAGTCATGGGAAAAGACAACCTGTTTACGATTCCCTGCGAGGCGATCTTCAACAACCACGAGTCCGTATTCAGGAGCGCCCTTGTGGGCGTCGGCCCCAAACAGATGCAGACCCCCGTAATCATCATCGAGCCGATTCCAGGATTGAAAGACAAAAAACATCTTATCCAGGAACTTGAAACCCTTGCCCTGTCCCATGACCTGACAAAAGGAATCAAACATATCCTGATCCACCCGTCATTCCCCGTGGATATCCGGCACAATGCAAAAATTTTCAGGGAAAAACTTGCCGTGTGGGCCACAAAAAAACTCAGCTGA
- a CDS encoding DUF2868 domain-containing protein has protein sequence MKKKWTIGDVIDLEYLLGQDSRIEDEKILAERDRRLYLEKIGPLVAQTRPLPRTLVRLWLFFMGQNTGTLPGVLVDGGFRLLRGGFLVGGVMTGFLACLSLFSYTGRMPLNISYFFGVILVPQTLLLFLTLAGLLVMVVRPDKGVGFGIYPVLGLAVERALIRLFQKTLGRLSRMKQDALMSALGSFRRSRRAHGHLFLWPLFVLMQIFGVGFNLGALGATLGRVAFFDTAFGWQSTLNLSADFVHRVVSMVALPWSWAVPEGVGFPSAEQIQGTRLILKDGIYDLATSDLVSWWPFLCLTVVFYALLPRILLLVMGGMVQGRCLKQYSFDGWAVQKLVRRLVTPRVTMAPADDPELRTSGGGHGHPRGAMASADSQVSRLEFDREVPQDSDRVPIMNKDRGLDGDIPLTPGNQEMPEPFLALVHDDIFDVCNTEEFKEKVQDRLNRSVDTILRFGLDTNAEVAAIISVADCVAGIVMLQEAWMPPIREILNFIVKVRAGGERIPLVVVLIGKPGPDNLFTVPDSQDRKIWTMKINGLGDPLIHVEDLVQP, from the coding sequence ATGAAAAAAAAGTGGACAATCGGTGATGTCATTGATCTTGAATATCTCCTTGGTCAGGACAGCAGGATTGAGGATGAAAAGATTCTGGCAGAGAGGGACCGGCGTCTCTACCTTGAAAAGATTGGACCTCTTGTCGCCCAAACCCGACCTTTGCCCCGGACCCTTGTCCGTCTATGGCTTTTTTTCATGGGGCAGAATACCGGCACTCTTCCAGGTGTTCTGGTTGATGGCGGATTCAGACTTTTACGGGGTGGGTTCCTTGTCGGGGGAGTGATGACGGGTTTCCTGGCTTGTCTGTCGTTGTTTTCCTATACAGGAAGGATGCCGTTGAACATCAGTTATTTTTTCGGGGTGATTCTGGTTCCCCAGACCCTGCTTCTGTTCCTTACCCTGGCAGGACTTTTGGTGATGGTCGTCCGGCCGGACAAAGGGGTAGGGTTCGGGATATACCCGGTGCTTGGCCTTGCTGTGGAGCGGGCGCTTATCAGGCTTTTCCAGAAAACCCTTGGCAGGCTTTCACGGATGAAGCAGGATGCACTGATGTCAGCCTTGGGCAGTTTCAGGCGATCCCGGCGTGCCCACGGTCATCTGTTCCTGTGGCCGTTGTTTGTTCTGATGCAGATTTTTGGGGTGGGGTTTAACCTGGGTGCACTGGGGGCAACCTTAGGGAGAGTTGCTTTTTTTGATACAGCCTTTGGTTGGCAGTCCACCTTGAATTTGAGCGCTGATTTTGTCCATCGGGTGGTTTCCATGGTAGCGCTTCCCTGGTCCTGGGCAGTGCCTGAAGGGGTGGGGTTTCCCTCTGCCGAACAGATCCAGGGCACCCGGTTGATTCTCAAGGACGGTATCTACGATCTTGCCACGTCAGATCTTGTATCCTGGTGGCCTTTTCTCTGCTTGACTGTTGTGTTTTATGCCCTTTTGCCCCGAATTCTGCTTCTGGTGATGGGAGGTATGGTCCAGGGGCGATGTTTGAAACAATATTCCTTTGATGGCTGGGCCGTCCAGAAACTGGTCCGTCGCCTGGTCACTCCCAGGGTCACCATGGCCCCTGCTGATGACCCCGAGCTCCGAACTTCAGGGGGGGGGCATGGGCACCCCAGGGGTGCCATGGCATCCGCTGACTCCCAGGTGTCAAGGCTTGAATTTGACCGGGAAGTGCCGCAAGATTCGGACCGGGTGCCGATAATGAACAAGGACCGGGGCCTGGATGGGGATATACCCCTGACCCCTGGAAACCAGGAGATGCCGGAGCCCTTCCTTGCCCTTGTCCATGACGATATTTTTGATGTTTGCAACACGGAAGAATTTAAAGAAAAGGTACAAGACCGCCTGAATCGTAGTGTTGACACCATCCTGCGCTTTGGACTTGATACAAACGCTGAAGTCGCTGCCATCATTTCCGTTGCAGACTGCGTTGCAGGAATAGTCATGCTCCAGGAGGCCTGGATGCCGCCCATCCGTGAGATCCTTAACTTTATCGTCAAGGTTCGCGCCGGCGGCGAAAGAATACCCCTGGTGGTGGTGCTGATAGGAAAACCCGGACCGGATAATCTTTTTACTGTCCCGGATTCCCAGGACCGGAAAATCTGGACCATGAAGATCAATGGCCTGGGAGACCCCCTTATCCATGTGGAGGACCTTGTACAACCATGA
- a CDS encoding GTPase/DUF3482 domain-containing protein, which yields MKENQIPEFAILGHPNEGKSSVVSTLAENDRVRIGPYPGETVVCQTFPVTIDKTEVIRFTDTPGFQNPRQTLGWFQKYTGPQDRLVQAFIAAHGENPDFRDECELLGPVARGAGIIYVVDGSRPVRGDDRAEMEILRLTGRPRMSIINCKGGDTTYLESWKNEFRRTFNSIREFNAHRVTYRERIELLECLKSVDQDWQESLSRVIQAFKQDWDHRINLTALIMVVMVQEILSTTITGTLNPSVSPEDLRVALEKKFLDKVRQIEQKAHDDIRKLFKHNIFNLALSRNSILNNDLFSEKTWQFLGLTPREVIVAAGVAGMGAGAIVDTAAAGLTFGIFSALGGVAGAASAMLGGSRMAGLKFKGIRLGRDQITIRPMNSDQLVYVLLDRAFLFYSSVINWAHGRRDYPDVENEEASSPGVNIPPWDKETKKICNAFYSRVATREPGKKNQTKIAMVDAIARRLRQVI from the coding sequence ATGAAAGAAAATCAGATTCCTGAATTTGCCATCCTGGGCCATCCCAACGAGGGAAAATCCTCGGTGGTGTCGACCTTGGCTGAAAACGACCGGGTCAGGATCGGACCCTATCCCGGAGAAACGGTTGTCTGCCAGACCTTTCCTGTGACCATCGATAAGACCGAGGTGATTCGTTTTACAGATACCCCCGGTTTTCAAAATCCGCGCCAGACACTTGGCTGGTTCCAAAAGTATACCGGTCCCCAGGACAGGCTGGTCCAGGCTTTTATTGCGGCCCATGGTGAGAATCCTGATTTCAGAGACGAGTGTGAACTTCTGGGCCCTGTTGCAAGGGGGGCCGGTATCATCTATGTGGTTGACGGGTCAAGGCCGGTAAGGGGAGATGACAGGGCCGAGATGGAAATTTTGCGCCTGACCGGTCGGCCGCGCATGTCTATCATCAATTGCAAGGGCGGAGACACCACCTACCTTGAGTCTTGGAAAAACGAATTCAGGCGAACCTTTAACAGTATACGGGAATTCAACGCCCACAGGGTCACCTACCGGGAACGCATCGAGTTGCTCGAATGTTTAAAAAGCGTGGACCAGGATTGGCAGGAGAGCCTTTCCAGGGTGATCCAGGCATTTAAACAGGATTGGGACCATCGTATTAATCTGACGGCCCTGATCATGGTTGTCATGGTCCAGGAAATTTTGTCGACCACCATAACCGGCACCTTGAATCCGTCGGTAAGCCCCGAGGATTTGCGGGTTGCCCTTGAAAAGAAATTTCTGGACAAGGTCAGGCAGATCGAACAAAAAGCCCACGATGACATCCGAAAGCTCTTTAAACATAATATTTTCAATTTGGCTCTTTCCCGAAATTCCATTCTCAACAATGACCTTTTCAGCGAGAAAACATGGCAATTCCTGGGTCTGACCCCAAGGGAGGTTATTGTTGCGGCAGGTGTGGCAGGCATGGGCGCCGGAGCCATTGTGGACACGGCTGCTGCTGGACTGACCTTTGGGATTTTTTCCGCCCTTGGGGGAGTGGCTGGTGCTGCCTCGGCAATGCTTGGTGGCAGCCGCATGGCCGGGCTGAAGTTCAAGGGAATACGGTTAGGCAGGGATCAGATCACCATTCGGCCCATGAACTCTGACCAGCTCGTGTATGTACTTCTGGACCGGGCCTTTCTCTTTTACAGCTCCGTTATCAACTGGGCCCATGGCCGCAGGGACTATCCGGATGTAGAAAACGAAGAGGCTTCTTCTCCTGGGGTCAACATCCCCCCCTGGGACAAGGAAACAAAGAAGATCTGCAACGCATTTTATTCAAGGGTGGCAACCCGGGAACCCGGGAAGAAGAATCAGACCAAGATTGCCATGGTTGATGCCATTGCCCGGCGGTTAAGGCAGGTGATCTAA